In one window of Flavobacterium ginsengisoli DNA:
- a CDS encoding glycosyl hydrolase family 8, translated as MIEYKKLNIKISAFVMIFILTLPLSGLGQNKKKTAKTESERPQYRNLFKEAGYSQDEIDKKLAKAYFDIFEGPNKVYFEEGDSLGYVSDVKNKDARTEGMSYGMMVAVQLNKKEVFDRLWRWSVKYMQASRWT; from the coding sequence ATGATAGAATATAAAAAATTAAACATTAAAATTTCTGCATTTGTGATGATCTTCATACTGACACTGCCGTTATCGGGACTAGGGCAGAATAAGAAGAAAACAGCTAAAACAGAATCTGAAAGGCCTCAGTATAGAAATCTCTTTAAGGAAGCAGGCTACAGTCAAGACGAAATAGACAAGAAATTAGCCAAAGCTTATTTTGATATATTCGAAGGTCCAAATAAAGTGTATTTTGAAGAAGGTGATTCTCTAGGATATGTTTCTGACGTTAAAAATAAAGATGCCCGTACCGAGGGAATGTCTTATGGTATGATGGTTGCCGTTCAGCTTAACAAAAAAGAGGTTTTCGATCGTTTATGGAGATGGTCTGTAAAATACATGCAAGCATCAAGATGGACCTAG